DNA from Streptomyces sp. NBC_01260:
CTGCCCTCGGCGGTCAGTCCGGCGCAGCGCGCGGGCCACCGGGTGCATCTGAAGGGCATGCTGCTGACGGACCGGGCCGATGAGCTGCTGCCCGACTGGGCGTTCTTCGTACGGTGCGTCATCGACACGGACAGCCTGCGGCCCACCGCCTCGCGCGAGGCGCTGTACGCGGACGAGACCCTGGCCGCGGTACGGGACGCGCTCGGCGAGCGGATCAGGGACTGGCTCACCGGTCTGGCCGCGGGTGATCCGGAGCGGCTCGCCCAGTTCCTGTCCGTGCACCACCTGGGGGTGAAGTCGCTCGCCCGGCACGACAGCACCATGCTGCGCACGATGCTGCCGTGGCTGCCGTTCGAGACGACGGACGGCCGGCTCTCGCTGGAGGAGTTCGCCAGGCGCCATCCGGTGGTGCACTTCACCCGGACCGTGGAGGAGTTCCGGCAGGTCGCGCCGATCGCCTCCGCGCAGGGGATCGGAGTGATCAACGGCGGTTACACCTACGACACCGAGCTGGTCGAGCGGCTGCCCGTGGCAAGGCCCGGGACGGTGGTCGCGGAGCTGGACGCCGATACGGTCACCGCGCATCTGGACTCCGTGGACCCGCGGGAGGAGCTGGCGCTCGGCCCCTTCCTCGCGGCGGCCCGCGCCGGGCTGGATCCGCTGGGGTGCGATGTGGTGCTGCGCGCCTTCCACCCGCTGACCGTGCCCGCCCTGCATCTGGACGACCGTTCGGCCCGCCACGAACAGGCCCGTGCCGAGGCCGAGGAGCAGGCGGACGACCTGTGGACGGGGATTCTCGGTTCCCTGCGCGGGAGTGCGCCTCGGGCCCGGCTCGTACTGAACCATCTCAATCCGCTGATCCGCCGGATCAGTTCGCTGGACGCCCCGGAGCTGGCGGTGACCGCGACGGAGGCCTTGTACGGACAGGCGCTGCTGATGGCGCAGCGGCCGCTGCGACCGGCCGACTCGGCTCTGCTGAACCGGGCGTTCCTCGGTCTGCTGGAGTGGGCCACGCATCCCGCCGCCCCGGGGCACTCCCCCGCCAACCCCCAGGAGGACGGCCGATGAGCGCCGATGCCGCGACGGTCCGGCAGGCCCTGCGGGACAACCAGGGGGAGCCGGAGGGGCCCGCGCGCAACGCCCGTGCGGAGCGGTTGCTGGCCGAGGCGGAGCAGAGCGGGGACGCGGCGCTGCTGGTCGAGGCGCTCGTCCACCAGCTGCAGGTCTACAACTACAGCTCCGAGAAGGACAAGATGTTCGTCCCCTTCGCGCGGCTGCTGCGGGTGTGGGACGAACGGCCGGGTGATTTCGACCAGGTCATGACCCACCATCTGTTCTGGATGTTCAAGTGGGTCTCCAGCTCGATGATCGACCAGCCGCACATCCCGCTCGCCTCCATCGAGAAGTGGCAGGGCGAGATGGCGCACCGCTACCGGCTGGCCGGTCATTCCGAACGGGCGGTGCGTCAGG
Protein-coding regions in this window:
- a CDS encoding HSP90 family protein codes for the protein MTSETSANSASPESAAQSPHTFQVDLRGLVDLLSHHLYSSPRVYLRELLQNAVDAITARRAEQPDAPARVRLYAEDGRLRVEDSGIGLTETDVHSLLATIGRSSKRDGAQGLASARAEFLGQFGIGLLACFVVAAEIRVVSRSARTPGAPPVEWCARDDGSYTVRTLPDSARPEPGTTVLLTARPGSTEWLAEERVLALARDFGSLLPYDVRVGDAAVTGLPAPWDRAYPSPAGRRVALARHCHEQFGFSPLDTIDLDLPLAGIRGVAHVLPSAVSPAQRAGHRVHLKGMLLTDRADELLPDWAFFVRCVIDTDSLRPTASREALYADETLAAVRDALGERIRDWLTGLAAGDPERLAQFLSVHHLGVKSLARHDSTMLRTMLPWLPFETTDGRLSLEEFARRHPVVHFTRTVEEFRQVAPIASAQGIGVINGGYTYDTELVERLPVARPGTVVAELDADTVTAHLDSVDPREELALGPFLAAARAGLDPLGCDVVLRAFHPLTVPALHLDDRSARHEQARAEAEEQADDLWTGILGSLRGSAPRARLVLNHLNPLIRRISSLDAPELAVTATEALYGQALLMAQRPLRPADSALLNRAFLGLLEWATHPAAPGHSPANPQEDGR